In Gossypium arboreum isolate Shixiya-1 chromosome 3, ASM2569848v2, whole genome shotgun sequence, the sequence TTGtaagtgttacaggtacctatttggtatacatgagtaatgagctcgattagaaaatatgatttgagttgatggtaatgagtaagtccagtttatacttacctttgagctatgaaCATAATTGATAAATGGTGAAGTTAcggttgtatatatatttatatgcaacttactaagctttatgcttactctctttcatttcctttttctttcagtATTGCCATTTTGCTTAAGGATCccttaaagtcagagatatcgatcacactattagtCACAATACTCGGTAtaattggatttatattttttattatggcatgtatagggctagactaggaagtTGTATTATTAAGAGAATTATTCATGTATTTTTTTGGCTTAAGCCAATGGCCCTTCACTTTGTATCAAGtctggaataatggctattattcattttgatgaatgcatataatgttctgtctatggatgaattggtgtccattgtgatgaaatttgtatattgacatgatcttacataggttgtgcaaaatgggtgacaaaatggcttgggaaatagcctagtttgtccacacgagtaagacacacaggcgtgtgtctaggccatgtgtgacacacgactcacatccatgggtgtgtgttatggtcgtgtgtcccttgtacttaaaactttaaagtcattttagtacacgagcaagccacacgggcgtgtgccaaggtcgtgtcataaagtcagtatgcatgctagtgGTACACGAGcaagagacacagccatgtgaaggacacggttatagggcacgggtgtgttcttgggccgtgtggttttggcagaatgcCCAGGTTTTCAGCCACGGGTtcaagacatgggcatgtccctagcacacggacgtatgttctatacccacacgggcgtgtggagccttgatgcatgaaattttctaagggtTTTTTAAAAGTTCTCGGTTTGGTTCCGAACCAccccgaatgtatgttttgggcctcgtaagcccgtaaaTGAGACTGATTGCTtgtgaaaagagaagtttttaaattgtttgagatttcacgACCCAGTTTTAtatagttggttgagtttaagtcaggtggCATTATGAACCCTATCTTAGCGTCGGATACGAGCGAGGGGTGTTAAAACCCATCTCTGTAATGTTATACTGAAGAAAACCCCTCAACCTCTTCTTTGTAAAATGTATTTCCAAACTATTTTTGCAAACCCACAATCCCTTACAGCATGGATTGTAGACTCCACACTTTCACATAGGTTACAAAAAGGGATATGAGCCATACCCCATCTTGTTTGTTTCACATAGTTCACAAAAAGGGATATGAGCCATACCCCGTCTTGTTTGTTCCTCATTGGTTAGAATTCTATCTCGGACAAGCAACCATAGAAGTACGTGAATCCTTTGCGGTGTAACAACTTTCCATATTAGTGCATCTATTTCAGTTTGGCTTGAAGCATTAGCAACAAAAAGGTGATTATATGACTCCGATAGAGAGAACTTCCCAACTGACATCCATTTCCATGTAATATGATCAAGCCCCGCATCCAACAATGGCGATTACAGGCTAGAATATAGTCTACAACTCCTCAAGGAATAACCGATGACAACCACTTAAGTTCTAGACACCTTCTAATAAGACAATACCGTATACCCGGATCATCTAGTCAAGATCCTCCCGACCAATATATGTTGCTTCAAAGGCCCTACATCCCTCACCCATACATCATTCCAAAAGTTAACCAATCTTTCATCTTGTACAGATCAGACAAGCCCCTTCTTCACCTCATCCCAAATATTGGCTAAAGACTGCCATAAGTATGACCAATTGCTACGACGAATATCCCTCAATATCAATCTGTGAatgttatatttattatatttattcctCAAAATTCGAACCCATAATGTTTCAATATTGACAATTAGATTATATCCAATCTTCATAAGAAAAAGCTTTTTTCTTTATCTTGTAGTTGTCGAATCCCAAGTCCCCCATTCACCATAGGCTTACAATAATCCTTCCAACTAACAAGTGATGGTTTCTTCCTTAAAGAAGAAGCCCCCCATAAAAACCTGTGAGCCAgtttttcaatttctttgcatATCGAAATGGGAATTCTTATAGTGGCCATGAAGTAGTTAGGTATCATCAGAAAAACTTACTTCACTAGAGTAAGTCACCCTGCCAAAGATAACTTTTGAACATCCCAACCTTTAAGTTAGTTCCGAACTTTGTCTAGAATAAACTGGAAAGTGTTAACTCCAACTCTACTATGGAAAAAAGGTACATCAAGATAACTCCCCAAATCTCTTACTCTAGTAAAGTCGAGTTTGTCACAAAGGTTTGTAGTTTCCTACTCTGCCACATTTTTAGAGAATATGACCCAGGTTTTTTGTTGATTAACTCGATGATCAAAGAAATGACAGAAAGTGTCTAAAACATGTTTGAGACAATTGGCTCCCTTCTTATCCTCTCTGCAAAAATGTACTAAGTCGTCTATGAAGAACAAGTGGGACACTGTTGGTCCTCTGCAAAAGAGCATTAACGATTCCCAAAGCTTCTGTTCAATAGCAAAATCAATTAGTTGACCTAAGCGTTCCATTCTTAGAATGAAAATGTATGGAGATAAGGGGTCTCCCTGTCGCACACCTCTGGTTGGTATAAACATCTTGGAAAGAGAATCATTCTATTAAAGTTGCATAGATACCAAAGATACACAACACATGATTGTATTCACAAGATAATTCGACAGCCCAACATCATAAAGTGCATCTTGCAAAAAATCCCACCAACCCAATCGTAAGTTTTTTTCTAAATcaacttttattttcatccaacCCTTTTTGCTCTTAGTGTTTTATTTTCATCCAACCCTTTTTGCTCTTAGTGTTCTTCATTGTATGAAATGCCTCTTGAACGATTATGATGTTGTCCGAGATACTTTATGATGCTATGAAATTGGATTGGTTTTGTTTCACCAATACTTACATCGACTGCTAAAGATGAATTGTAACTGTTTTGGTAATGATATTGTACAGAATAGTGCATAAACTAATAGGTTGAAATTGATCAGTGGTGTCCGCAGCAATGCTCTTAGGAATTAGAACCAATAATGTTCTATTAAGTTTTGGATTCAAATTTCCCCTCATAAACACCATATGAACCATCTTGTAGACACTTTTACCTACAATGTCCCAGTTTGCTTGATAAAATTTTGCATGAAAATCGTCGACTCCCGGTGCTTTTAAAGGTGCCATGCTAAAGAAGGCCTAATGAACCTCCTCCATACTGATCTCAGCATTCAATGAACCAATTAAATCATCCCCCAATTTCGAAAAAAGCCCCTTGGCAAGGAAATCCTTAATTGAATAGTTATCCTCAATATAAAGATAAGAAAAATGTTCCATAGCATGTTGTTTTAGGAGATCATCATCATAACACCATTCAGACCCCTCAATCTTCAATGCTTCAATTTTGTTCTACTTCCACCTTATTAAAGTACGACtatgaaaaaaaattgtatttcAGTCACCATTAGCAAGCCACTCACACCTCGATTTCTGAAACCACAATAATTCTTCTTGGCTTAGTATGTTCTCAATTTCCATCCGAATATCTGCTTCCCTTAACCTGAGGCGCATAGAAGTACACTACTCTAATGCTCGTTGAACACAGTCTAACTCCCTAAttgctttcttttttttcaatcaaaatttttctaaaaacaGTCTTGTTCGGTCCTACACCAGAAGCATGAACTTTTCAAGATTCTCTACTACATCACCGTTGGCTTTCAAAGACTTTGCAACAGCATCTCGAAACTCCGCAGCTAGCTAGGAACCGAAAATATCTCTCCCATTCTCTTCTCCTTACCGAATTAACTAACACCAGTAGCGGTCTACGAATAGATTTTAGTTTATGCAAGTGATGAATAGAAGTGTTTGGTGCAATCGTTTGCCATTGATCATTACAAAGCGACTGATTTAACCTTTGAAAAAGATTTCCCCTACTCCAAGTGTACATATAACCCTAAAAACACAAATTAGTCAATCCAAACAGAAACACAAAGGAATTAAAACGACTACATCCCGCTTTACATGACTCAAACTCGTCTCGTCTTTGCTCACAACTCAAAATGGCATCGAAGTCACCCGCGATTAACCACAGATGTTCAACATCCACAGCAATTGCTGCCAGATTCTCCCATAAAAGTTCCCCCCACTGTTTATTGTGAGGCATCAAATTGAAGGTAAGATATTGGTTAAATTTAAATGTAATGGTTGAACCACTCTCAAagcttttttttataaatttattcattttttggtCCACGCGCAAATCTATCAAAAGTTAATCTGACAATGACATGCACATTTCAAGACGTGTTGAAACTAATACTGGACTCCTATCAGCTTAAGCTTTAAGCCATCCCATTTAACCAATACATTTATTAGGAATGAGTAAATACGAAAATAGGACccacttcttcttttttttcttttttggtacatctgtTAGTCCAAGAAAAGGGGGACTATAAACTAATAACTACTCGGGTTCTCCTAGGATTCTTAAAAAAGGTTGAGGGCAGGTGGAGGAGATAAAAAGGGTGAAAGAAGGAAATTGTGGGGACTGACTATATTTGCATAATTATTAGGGAGAGGAAAATTAACCTTTCATTGAAGGGCTTAGTCAAAAATTGCAATTGAACTGGAATAAGGTAAATTTATTTCCTGGTCAATCCAATCTAGTTCGaccttaattattatttattaattaaatttggtatataatatttttataaatatataaatactaaTAAGGAATCATTGGTATTGTAAAaggtaatgtatatattaaaaaaaaaagtataaatgAACACACATCTAGTATTAAACCATTCAACAAGCCGATACCTTACAGACATCAGTAAAACATATCCACCAACAACTGACGAGTTTAGGAAACAAAGGAATATCGGAATATAAATGCAAATGTAAAACAAGACTATGCTATTTCAACTCTGACAAATCTGGCTCAACATATTAACATCATGAGCTCCGGGCTGGCTGCAATGGTCGTTGAAGATTTTTAACAGCACTGTCATAGTGTACAAAGCCCATGAACCAAAATTCATGGTTGTCAACTGATATTATCTGGATGTATTTCTCAGCTGAGTTTGCCTTGCTTGTTGATGGATTCACTGCCCTTAGTTGATGTAATGGAATAGCCACCTAAAATCACATTAATAACCGTTACAACAAGTTTAATTAAGGATCAATAAAATTTGCCAAACAGCTGAGTCACTTGTTGGTAAGATGCCAGTTTCATAGTTCTAGCGATCAGGGATCAAAATTTGACAAACACGGACAAGCAGAGATGTATCTTTGACAAATCACATACACATATATCCTGATAAACCAAACAAGAGGAGGACATTCAAATATTTCCATATTTTTGGAGAATTCCTTGAAGAATCATGTCCGGATATGTGTTGCATAAAGGTATCAAACAAGGGTACTGCTACAGAAAAAGAGTTAGAAGCAATTTAGGTAGAAACTCTATATCTGGATTTTGTCACTGAAGGATATTGGAAAGGAAGAAACAAAACACAAGTTACGGAATATCTAACATTCGTATTAAGATGGGGTACATAAACTACCTCAGAaaaatcacttattttacaactcATTTCAATAGCCTTACCTATTCCATTACCAACTTCTCCTTATTAATAAGTTAAGGCAAACACAGCTTTAACTACAAAAGCACTAACTCAAAAACTAGCACTACGGTAACCAAGCAGGAAAAAGAACAAATCAAAGATGATGAAGACCTTATGAAACAAGGGGTCTACAAAACTTTAGCAAATAACTCGAACAGGTCATAAGTCATAACTGCAGATGCTTATTTAAAAGCAAAGGTTTAATCTAACAAAGCATCCGGGATCGGCAACTTTTGGTGGAACCACATAGATGATAGAAATAGAATCATCAAGCATTGAGCCCCCGATATGCTAATTTCAAAACATGTAATCAATAAAGGGAAAAAAATCCATAATTCATGTCCTTTTAGTGATATATGGAACTGCCTGGGAatgtaaaatctaaaaaaatcagTCTACACTCAACCCTAACCAATTAGACACAGATGCAATGACTTGACCAACTGAAACGCATAACATAAGCTCTTATACCTTATAGTAGCTCCATTGAGTCTGAGCACCAACTTGGTAAGACAGAGGATTGTCGCTACAAAAAGCAAGCTTTTGACTTGACAAATATAAAACTCCCATAACAGGACCAGCCGAGGTGGACAAGTAACATGCATAAGTCTTCAGAAGCTGTTCCTCAGGAGCAGTCTCAAATGTTGTTCGGAAAATCTTGTCATAACCACCTTCTGCAAGAACTTTGGTACCCTGAGCAATTCTTCCTACAGCAGCATCAGCAAAACTTGGCCCAGTTTTCACTGttgcaacaacaacaacaacaaaaaaaaaaaaccccataAACTTACTAATTATATATACTTCATATAACATAATCCAATCAACTGATATCGTGTATTGAGAATACCCTAATGCTATACATTTGAAATGTATAAACTATTAAATAGATATTCAACAAATCCATAATTTTGAAAACTAATCTGAtatttacatatatttatttatccATGATTTACACTATTTTTGAAATCCAAATTCAAACACTACCTAAAATTCATATTAAAAATTCAAGAGTCACTGAGTCTATCGTGCAGGGGAACCAAG encodes:
- the LOC108471189 gene encoding GEM-like protein 1; the protein is MSQPESDPSNIPEAKQSTTSSDSTRVPPLCSDYAPYPKLDPKHVAPPPENWTNVSMGSQSQPNQGPATFSGSAATTMPAESNPYVSPAPVRSSSVKNKMGAVKEVLGKLGKKAAEDTKKAKEIAGNMWQHLKTGPSFADAAVGRIAQGTKVLAEGGYDKIFRTTFETAPEEQLLKTYACYLSTSAGPVMGVLYLSSQKLAFCSDNPLSYQVGAQTQWSYYKVAIPLHQLRAVNPSTSKANSAEKYIQIISVDNHEFWFMGFVHYDSAVKNLQRPLQPARSS